A portion of the Lolium rigidum isolate FL_2022 chromosome 1, APGP_CSIRO_Lrig_0.1, whole genome shotgun sequence genome contains these proteins:
- the LOC124684368 gene encoding uncharacterized protein LOC124684368, which produces MESVPLNAEAIAFTEKKMDMTLEDIIKMSKKKNPAGKKAPRQPIKKRPFQNGNGNQGNAKVQRFIESRSSIRQGVLAQRRSNLDGNQFQITKQAAKKAAAMPVRGRADRWSKQSAPSTSIQRRPVSDQNSKGKEMQNEQPRTMDALFAQMKQQRMRIMPPQQSSATHGHQFQQQRRVQQQRRGRGGYGARNGGGNR; this is translated from the exons ATGGAATCAGTGCCACTCAATGCTGAAGCTATTGCTTTTACTGAGAAAAAGATGGACATGACTCTGG AGGATATCATTAagatgtcaaagaagaagaatccTGCAGGCAAGAAAGCACCTAGACAGCCG ATTAAAAAGCGCCCTTTCCAGAATGGTAACGGTAACCAAGGGAATGCCAAGGTTCAGCGGTTTATCGAGTCTAGATCATCTATTAGACAA GGTGTTCTTGCACAAAGGAGGTCGAATCTTGACGGAAATCAGTTCCAGATCACAAAGCAGGCTGCAAAGAAGGCTGCCGCAATGCCAGTACGTGGCAGGGCTGACAGATGGAGCAAGCAAAG TGCCCCATCTACCTCAATACAGAGGAGGCCTGTAAGTGATCAGAACAGCAAG GGCAAGGAGATGCAGAACGAGCAGCCAAGGACAATGGATGCACTCTTTGCACAGATGAAGCAGCAGCGGATGAGGATCATGCCACCTCAGCAGTCAAGTGCTACCCATGGCCATCAATTTCAGCAGCAGCGACGGGttcagcagcagcgacgaggcagaggaggatatGGTGCCCGCAATGGTGGTGGTAACCGATGA
- the LOC124684381 gene encoding pentatricopeptide repeat-containing protein At1g19720-like yields the protein MELVLPPFPSLLLKSHHFPPQLPSRPRHGRHQEPIMALAQAPPFTLSLQETGSAHVPHRARPFQEPRPHQPSSSARREPRFVSETKLISFHSSAGRLGDARAVFDGMSHRDLLTWSAMIGAYATRGMFDEVLALSVSMIREGVLPDRFLITRILQACAYAEDLELGSALHSMAIRRGFMGREKDVPVGNSVLVMYVKCGELGRARGVFEKMRRRDLGTWNSMIFGCCRSCEWEEARRLLEDMRHQGTEPGVVTWNTLISSYARSGDLDVAVELLEQMEESGVEPDVVTWTSLVSGFVHSDRGDEALHCFIRMRLAGVEPNGMTIACAISACASLKLLGQGSELHCYAIKIGSVNNVLSGNSLVDMYAKCGEIVAASRIFNEIPEKDIFSWNSMVAGYAQAGYCGKAYELFCKMEDYGIRRNVITWNTMISGYIRNGDDERAFELFQTMEGYGIKRDTASWNILIAGSVHNGYFDRALTIFRQMQSAGMKPDYITILSIIPAFANLVAAWKVREIHACIFHHNLEMDGKIANALINAYSKSGDLAAACSVFDRHPSRNIISWNSIIVAHLIHGSPTQVLDHFFEMKQHGVLPDHTTLTAVIKAYGMEGMVSEGREIFLNMDKVYNVTPDLDHYAAMVELLGRSGRLQEAYEIIDGMPLTPNFTVWDALLTSAIIHGNVRLAQLAATEMSVIEPNDPRIQMVLSNLQDLAGISFDVPKVTVHNKGRMLDEVESCSVEIRNMVYFFSTGDNVASEHLVAELKLMMIQMGLSMSDIGNGTLEVEEEMEEVVGFHCEKLAIALAISDSPCFRSIRIIKTARMCNHCHTFAKLVSEKYGRQILIKDPRCLHKFENGNCSCEDYW from the coding sequence ATGGAGCTCGTCCTCCCTCCCTTCCCTTCCCTCCTTCTCAAATCTCACCACTTCCCACCGCAGCTGCCCTCTCGGCCccgccatggccgccaccaagAACCCATCATGGCACTCGCCCAAGCTCCGCCCTTCACACTTTCGCTTCAAGAAACGGGGAGCGCCCATGTCCCCCACCGCGCCCGGCCCTTCCAAGAGCCAAGGCCCCACCAACCCAGCTCTTCCGCTCGCAGGGAGCCCCGGTTTGTCTCGGAGACCAAGCTCATTTCGTTTCATTCCTCCGCGGGTCGTCTGGGCGACGCTCGCGCAGTGTTCGACGGAATGAGCCACAGGGACCTGCTCACCTGGTCGGCCATGATCGGTGCGTACGCCACCAGGGGCATGTTTGACGAGGTCCTTGCACTTTCGGTGAGCATGATCAGGGAAGGGGTGCTCCCTGACAGGTTCTTGATCACTCGGATTTTGCAGGCGTGTGCGTACGCCGAGGACCTGGAGCTTGGGAGCGCACTGCATTCCATGGCTATCCGGAGAGGGTTTATGGGGAGAGAGAAGGATGTACCTGTCGGGAACTCAGTGCTGGTGATGTATGTCAAATGTGGAGAACTGGGGCGTGCACGTGGGGTGTTTGAGAAGATGAGGCGCCGGGACCTGGGCACATGGAACTCCATGATTTTTGGGTGTTGCCGGTCTTGCGAGTGGGAGGAAGCCCGAAGGCTTCTCGAGGATATGAGGCATCAAGGCACAGAGCCGGGGGTtgtcacatggaatacattgattTCCAGCTATGCTAGGTCTGGGGATCTGGATGTGGCTGTGGAACTGCTGGAACAGATGGAAGAGTCCGGGGTAGAACCAGACGTTGTCACATGGACTAGCCTTGTGTCAGGTTTCGTTCATAGCGATAGAGGGGATGAGGCACTGCACTGTTTTATACGGATGCGTCTTGCTGGAGTggaaccaaatggcatgacaattgCATGTGCTATATCAGCTTGTGCGAGTTTGAAGCTATTAGGCCAGGGAAGTGAGCTCCATTGCTATGCTATTAAGATTGGGAGTGTAAACAATGTGCTCTCGGGAAACTCCTTGGTTGACATGTATGCTAAATGTGGAGAAATAGTAGCAGCATCTAGAATATTTAATGAGATACCGGAGAAGGATATCTTCTCCTGGAATTCAATGGTTGCAGGGTATGCACAAGCGGGATACTGTGGCAAAGCGTATGAACTCTTTTGCAAGATGGAGGATTATGGGATCCGGCGCAATGTGATAACCTGGAATACAATGATATCAGGATATATACGGAACGGGGACGACGAGAGAGCTTTTGAACTATTCCAGACCATGGAAGGTTATGGAATTAAAAGGGACACAGCTTCCTGGAACATACTCATTGCTGGTTCAGTGCATAATGGATACTTTGATAGAGCCTTAACAATATTTCGGCAGATGCAATCAGCTGGGATGAAGCCGGACTACATTACAATCCTAAGCATCATCCCCGCATTCGCAAATCTGGTTGCGGCTTGGAAAGTACGGGAGATCCATGCCTGCATTTTTCACCACAACTTGGAAATGGATGGCAAAATAGCAAATGCACTTATTAATGCCTATTCAAAATCTGGTGATCTTGCAGCTGCCTGTTCTGTATTTGATAGGCACCCCTCAAGGAACATTATTTCATGGAATTCTATCATTGTTGCACATTTGATCCATGGTTCTCCAACTCAAGTATTGGATCACTTCTTTGAAATGAAGCAACACGGTGTCCTGCCAGATCATACAACTTTAACAGCTGTTATCAAAGCATACGGTATGGAGGGTATGGTATCTGAAGGGAGAGAAATATTTCTCAATATGGATAAAGTCTATAATGTAACTCCAGATTTAGATCATTATGCAGCAATGGTGGAGCTTCTTGGACGGTCTGGGAGACTGCAAGAAGCATATGAAATTATTGATGGGATGCCACTCACACCCAATTTTACAGTGTGGGATGCATTACTAACCTCAGCGATAATACATGGAAATGTAAGGCTGGCACAACTGGCGGCTACAGAAATGTCAGTGATTGAACCCAATGATCCTAGAATCCAAATGGTGCTTTCTAATCTGCAGGATCTAGCTGGAATATCTTTTGATGTGCCAAAGGTGACGGTACACAACAAGGGAAGGATGTTGGATGAGGTTGAGAGTTGTTCAGTAGAAATTAGAAATATGGTCTATTTCTTCTCAACTGGTGACAATGTTGCCTCAGAGCATCTAGTAGCTGAATTAAAGTTGATGATGATTCAGATGGGACTCTCTATGTCTGACATTGGTAATGGAACTCTAGAAGTCGAAGAAGAAATGGAAGAAGTTGTGGGATTCCATTGCGAGAAACTAGCAATAGCTCTTGCCATTTCTGATTCCCCTTGCTTCAGAAGCATAAGGATAATCAAAACTGCAAGGATGTGTAACCATTGTCACACCTTTGCTAAGTTAGTTTCAGAGAAATATGGGCGTCAGATACTGATCAAGGATCCGAGGTGTTTGCACAAGTTTGAGAATGGGAATTGCTCTTGTGAAGATTATTGGTGA